agacatatatatatatatatatatatacagtcaaatctgtcttagcggccacctttatagaagggccacctgcctatagcagccactgacaaatcccccccagcaaatttacatgttatagaccctgtgtatagcagtcacctgtccaacgcggccagcggccacccattttgtctcccttggtcaatatctgactgcatatagcggccaaattaccaactcaagtagaagcttcatgcacgaaaaagttttgtttttcaatcaatgaaggcgtcgtgtgtagactttgattactgagtcctagctcagtcacaatcattcacaagatccacacaaactgtcagttgttccacataaaaaagccgtcttcttttgagcttgctttttcctggtcaaacatgtaactttaagagcatttgcaccaaaacattaccgcaaagtaggctgggaacaggacgtgctcccagcgacgctacaataaaaaaaaaaacatatgctagcatgcatgcggcagcgggagcaaaactgagttcggttgtaactaattaaataaatgtagcTCTTTTTGTTTGATTAACCCTTGCTTTTATTGTGCCTTTTCTGGAAATagctttcttcaggcttctgatgGGCTTCTAGACCCCCACCTGTTGTTTGtggtcatttttcttttttaaaaatgtgtctttcttGAGCTTtgggacaatatttttttcttctttttgagatTCGATCCAGACATGGTGGTTTTCCTTACCTTTGATTGACTTGACCTGGTTTAAGAGTTTTAAGGTCAAAACAAGGATGCGTTACATCCTGCCTGTCTCCGTGCATGTTCACCTTCACGGCTCCCAGTAAGCTGTGTTTAAGGGCCATTTGTTTCTTGTGGCTTATTTGATCTTTCGCGTAATTACCATGACTTTGCCAATGTGGGGAAAAAGGGTGCTTTTTTACACAAGGTCAGCACCGAGGCCTTCACAACTGTTCCAATGGAAGCTGTAAAGTTCAAGTATGTGTACATGGCCGTTATTACGACGAGGCGACCTACATAGCGGCTGACATTTCCCATGTGGCTCTTCTCTTCACAGGGGAGTTTTTATGTGCCCAGTGAGGACTGCCTGCAGAGAGCTCATACGTGGCATCGAAGGCTCTGTCGCCTCCTGCTGGCCGCCCATGATGGCTTGACACGATACTACACCGCATTGATGAAGGAAGTTCCTCAGCTGGAGCAGATGTCAGAGGACACAGGTTTTTTACGCATTTCTACTCTTTTTACCGCCTAGATTTCTGTAGCACGGACCTAGAAAagcactactgtatatattgtacaGTTATTATTAACATTCTAAGAGAAGTTATTACGTTGTGCGAGTCTGCAGGCCAAACCGCACAACAAAAAGTGTATATTTTGCATCACTTTCTGTGTTGCATTTGCATACgtctttaaaagaaaataatatataaatatttctgacattgacatctgcatgtttttgcaatgatATCATTACTTTTGCCTATTTCTTATTATTCAATTACACTTATTAACTTGCTTatgcaactttatttatgtcatcagatttattactttttattaatattgcaaatattttaattatgtattgtttttaatcattataattatatatacgTGTGTTACTGTGTAGTATGTGATTCATAAAATTTCACTTGAAATTTGcagtaaataatataataaatgcaCGCTTCCAGTAACTTATTCTATATAATATCACAGAAGTCCTGCCTATTGAAGAAACATTGAATCAGCTCACAATCGAGTTACAGGTACGTGGACCATGCATGgaaacatttgacaaaaatgaattattaagtaaataaatgaacGATTACATAGAAAACGTCTGCTTTTTACTTGCGTCACATTGTATGGGATAGTAGTGTTGTTCAAATATTGAAGACGCATGAGCCTGTTTTCCGTGCATACCAGCTGCAGGATGGCCACGAGAAGGTGGCGGAGCAGATCAGCAGGGACGTGGGCTACTTCTGTTCACAGCTTGCCGCTTCGTGGAGCCGCTTCCTGGAGGTGTCCGTGCTCAACCCCCACATCCTCTCCTATCTGGCCCAGGAGCACCACACGCTCAGGGTAAGAGCCCTACAATTTTAATACtttagttttatatttttaacatttcagtatattttatttgtatattttttatactttaatatattttctttctatgcttattttttttttttaatttgatatggatttttcttatttttcaccTTATTGTCACCTTGTGAAAATGTGATGAAACCATAAAGTGTTAAATCTATTTTCGATTGCAACCATTACTGTATATCCACCTCCATTTCCGTGTAATCAGTGTCCCATTTAATCGCAACACAAAAGCTCGTTGGCTGCGTCTCTCAGTGGTGTGATTCTGCTTCATCGCAGTTGTCGGAAAGTAATGAACATGTTTGCTGTGCTATTAAAGTACCCCCGAGGGGTTGGGGGGAGTGGTAGATGCTGGCATGCCTTCAGCGCCCGTCAGTGGAATTTCAATTAACATTTATTCTGTAATTATGGTGAggttaaatacaaataaattccaCACCAAGAATTTCCAAGAGTCTTGGAGTGTTTAATGCCATCTTGTGACACCTTACGCTGCTAAAAACCCCAGGTTTAATCCTAATGATGAATGCTGAATGCTTCATTTGTGGAAGGTGAGGAGATTTTCCGAGGCGTACTTCTTCACCGAGCACCCCAAAGAGACATCTCTAACCTTTCAAGAGGAGCTGTAAGTAAGAACCATATCAACACATATGAacactttgtttaaaaaaacatccactAATTACGTTATTATTATGTCCTACTTAAGAATCAACAGACAAGGTCAGATAGCTGCAGAAGTACGCGGCTCCGACTACTTGGCCAAGATGCCTCCTTTACCTGTCGAGTGCCTGGACATTGATGGTGACTGGAACAGTCTGCCCATCATCTTTGAGGACAGATATGTGGCGTTTACTCTCCCAGGTATGGACAGTACATGAACGGTATCAACACAAATATATGAgaccactctttttttttagattgcaTTCACGGCTGCATCTCTTCAGGTcactggtttgtgtgtgtgagtgacaggaggaaAAGCTCGGTTTGCATGTATACAGCTCTAGACCCTGCAAGATTGcaataaagaaataatgtaGTTGATTGCTGCTTGATTGTTCTGTGATAATTCTGTTTCATTATCTTCAAATTAGTATCATAATttttcctctgttgtttgctaagaTGCTAGCAACCTGAGACACTTTCTCTTCACAGCTGTTCACGGGTGTATGTGagtggcaggaagaaaagctctgactcgcttggtttgcatgtataaaaccCTAGACCCGGAATATAAAGCAACATTTATTGAAAAATCTTTTTCCCAAAGACAATGAAAAGGATGTCGTATTCCTTAGCTGCTAGACAGTTGTCTAACAAGACTTtgagaaacctttttccagcGGGTCTCTGTGTTGCCGTTGgccattagtgtgtgtgtgactgacaggaagaaaagctcaggcGTGCTTTTGGAGAAGTAATTGGGCAATGGCTTCtagtttgcatgtgtaaatctcCAGACTataaggcagtggttctcaattttctgtcatgcccgaAAGGATAGAATTTTCCCCTCACCCCCCCATTGAAAAAACTCTTGAGAAAAtgtagtatttattatttatctgtacaaaccactgtatgaattGCTGGCAccccgcttatccgggtctcagtagagaagcccagactttccggtCTACGGCCACCTGCTCCAGTTCCACAGGGAGGACACCGCGGCGTTCCCAGGACAACTGTCAGACAGAGCGTGTCCTTGGTCTTCCCCGGGGGCCTCCATATGAGCATCAAATGAAAATTCTGTTTTAACGCTGATATCAAGAACATACTTTCTGTTCTTAGATTCATCTTATATCCGTGTCAGTATGACGGTTCTTGGTCTGGTGTGGTCTGCAGCTGTCTTGCTCTTGTTTTTCCAGAGTGGGGGGCGGTTTGTGCAACACCTGACGAGCAAAATGGCTCGGATCCTGCAGCCAGGCGGACTCCAGAAAGATCCAAATCCCCTAGAATGTCACGGGATCCGCTGGATGGCGATGACTGCATGGATCTGACCACCTATGTGTCGCTTATAGCACAGCAGAGCAGAAGTTCTCAGGACATCATTGCAAGGGAGGAGCTATCGATAGCAGATCCGCAGGATTCGAAGGACGTCTCGTCAGCAGAGGAGAGCTGTAGTTCTCGGGCTCTTGATTCTTGTAGAACAGAAGAAATCCAAAAAATCGGCAAAGGTTCTCCTGCTCATCTTGGTACAGGAATGTATGACACCACAAAAGATAGCGTTAGCCAAAGGAGTGAGGACAATGAGTCTGACATGTCCATGCCTTTAAATCAGTCTGTAGATGATGAGAGTGAGGATGCTCCAGTGAGTATTCCTCCGGTTTGTCAGCACTCTGTTTTATCTTCCTCCCCTGGTGGTCTCAGAAAAGAGACACCACACCGAGGAGTTCCAGTCCTCTCAAAGATCATAAAGCGTTCCTCCTCAGTCATATCCGACTCGGGCATCGAGAGCGAGCCCAGCTCCGTGGCATGGCCGTCGGAGGCTGCGCTACGAGGTCGTCCCCCTTTGGATTTCTCCAGCGAACGGGAGATCCCGCGACAAAAAATGCTTCGGCACCCCGTCCATCGTAGCTCTTTGGAAGGCCTGCAGATGGAGAGCAACGGGAGCCTTCCAAGCGGAGGCATACAGGCGTCGTTAACGTCCATAAGCTCGCTTCCTTACGAGGACGACCGCGAGCAGAGTCAAGTCGGCAAACTAACCAAATCCATGTCGGCGCCTCAGATCAGCAGCCCGGATGACAACGATGAGGACCATGTGCTTCTACAAAAGGATGTGACAGGTGTAGTTCAagattcaaatcaaatcaactTGTCTTTGCACTCAGAGCGGTCGGAATCACCGGTTTTAGACACAAGTTCAATGACAAACCATAGTACTGTCACCTCAGACAGGACCAATCCTCAACAAAACGGACTGCAGCGCTACAAAGACTGTCAAGTGTTCCTTCTTCATGAGTCCATGGAGGGCCCTCACATCAAGGAGAGTTGTGTTATGGACCGTGCTGAGGAGAATGTGAGTATCTCAGTGGAGGACGTACATCTTGCTGATTTGGAAGCACCACCCTGCAGCAGTGGACACGAGCCAAGTGTCCATAAAAGAATTGAAGTGGACCAGGAGAGTCTTAACAGCGTAAATGACCAAGAGTCCAGAACACCTCCAGTACTTGACTCCTTGGGATTCTCACAAGGTTGCGACAACGCTTCAGAAGTCCAGACGAAGCCTCCGAAGGTCCCCAACTCTGGTCTGGCTTTCGTCAATAAGAAGATGGTGGAGGTGGTCAACATGTCAGTGTCCTGTGCCCCCACCTGTCTGCCCTTTTCCTCTGTTCTAAGAGACTCTCCGTCCATCAGCGGCATCTCCACTCGCCAGACTACCTCACCCATCACCCATCAGCCACTGGGCTCTTTTGGTATCATCTCCTCAAGCCTAGCAAGCCACCTCAGCATGGATGAGGAGACCAATGAACGCATGCTCAGGTGAGAGGGTAACACGCAGGACACTTCAGGACACttgcaaacacaacaatgctcacttttgattgataTTAAGGATGGAGAGCTATTCATTTAATGGTGTAGTTTAGTAGCACATTGTGTTCGagccctaataataacaaaaacaacaacggcAAGTAAAgtaatttttaatatattataaGAATTTCTTATATTGATAATCCATGATCATTTATTACTTTTAGAAGTGGTAGAAGTACTAATAATAATTCCAGTCATGACAATaaaagtatataatatatataaagtataagtATATAAtaaaagtcattattatttaggtggcttgggcatctggtcaggaagcctcctggacgcctccctggggagggagcagtagaagatggatggatggattatttgtCACTAGTACATTGTTGTCACTAGTAcattaataatcatcataatactCATAATAATCATACAATTTGCATACTTATACATGTCAATGtacatattattatactgtataaatataatCAGCGTTATATGGCAGTTGACACAATATTCTTGATACACTGTGGTAGAAATGAATGATCATTtaattagtagtagtttttttttaaactaggaTGGAAGAATTTCTCCTTGAATGTTGTgagctcctgtttccatgttaGTGTTGCTTTTAATTAGCCTGAATAATGCTGTCGTTCTTCGTTTGTTTGAAGCCATTTTGACGCTTTTAACCAATGCACGAATCAGCGATTACTTCCACACAACCTAATGATGATGCGAGGACGATGAAGCCCTAACTAGTAGTGATGATGTCATGTCCAGTTTCTACAAAGCCAAAGAGGAGCTGTTTAAAGGGATGATGAGCTTTCAGGCCAGCCTGTACAGCAACATTCCTCTGCTGGCATCAGACCTGCCATACTTCCCTCCTgaggaggacgacgaggagTTCGATGATGGCATACACCTGGTGGTGTGTGTGCACGGCCTTGACGGTGAGTTGTGTCACATCTTCCACGGGGTTCGCTTCAATGTCTCTGCTCgtcaatatacagtaagtgCTTCAGACAGACGGTGTCATAATTTCATCTTGGCCTCCAGGAAACAGCGCAGACCTTCGCCTGGTGAAGACGTTCATTGAGTTAGGCCTGCCAGGATCAAGGCTGGACTTCCTCATGTCGGAAAGAAACCAGGTAGAGACGCCCGATCACGTCAGGTTACATTTGGCAACGAAAAGttcatattttctgttttctttgCAGACTGATACGTTTGCTGACTTTGACACCATGACGGACAGATTGTTGGATGAGATTATTCAGCACATCCAGTTGTACAATCTCACCATAGCAAGGATAAGGTTAGTGCAcacctcatgcacacacacaccatcccaTTATTGGGGAAAGCCTGCACCACAAGAGCTGCATTCAAAAATAGCCACATTTGGGAGGCTGTAATgaggatatttacagtacatttttaaacgAAACCATtcatcgattaccaaaataattGTCGATCAATTcgacaatcgattaatctagaCTTACCTCTAGACTTTTTCAATCTCTGACATGTTACGTGCgccataaaattacaaaaaaataatcataataataataaaaaataatcgtAGCTACAAACTGCGgatgtgttttaaaaatgtattgataaaagtgatgatgatgatttttatAATTTAACTAAACTagttaaaatttaaatatataaaaaaaaaaacaatgttgatGACCCTTTTGTATATCTTGCCATTACATGTCATGAAAATGTAAAGTAATATACAActaatacaataaaacataattaaaataaatcaaatcaacGAAAAAGTAACAATTGAAGGTTATAAAAATGGATGACATGATAAGTTTGGTAATTTTATATATGGTATAGAAAATTAAATATACGGTACATATTGATATTAACGTTTTTCCCCAGGCTCAGAACATACAGTACTCCTTTATCGCCAGTAGAGGGCAGCAAAGACAGCACATCAATCCCAGTACAGTCAGCCTGTGAGAAAACCTCCCCATGATCATTCATTAAAGCGCTGGAGAGTGAGAATGGATGAAAAGCTCTTATCATTCACAGCCAATAGCTTTCTAGCTTTCTCTTGATTGACTGTACTCTTACTGCAGAGATGACTTGCCTGCTTCCCATCAAATTAAGCTATTAATCTTCCCACTTAATTGCCCTCAAAATGCCACTTTACGCAGTGGAGCCCAACTTCCTTCATTCAAGCCGTGCTCTCCAGAGTGTGCAagtaaggcaaaaaaaaaaaaaaaaagcaatggcAATCTGGAGCATTTCAAGTATTTGGATATGTAGGAAGCAGTCGTCATGGCGATGAGGGATTTTTGGACTTGGGCTGCAACAGTGCAGTAATTAAACAAGGTGACAGGCTTCGCTGCACCAATTAATTCTCTATGTGCTAGCATCATTAGCTTGTCTTTGAGAACAGAAGTTAATGAAGTTTCTTTAATTAGCACTGCTGTAACCAGGGAGTGGGAATCCATAATAACACCATATTGTACTGCATTGAAGGTCACAAGCACTACTTTTAAAAGTTGTTTGTTTTCGCACCAACAGCTTTATCGGACACTCTCTGGGGAACATCATCATCCGCTCGGTGCTGACGAGGCCTCGCTTTCGATGCTATCTGGCCAGGTTGCACACTTTCCTCTCGCTGTCCGGCCCACACCTGGGAACGCTGTACAACAACAGCACCTTGGTCAGCACAGGTGAGGCCCAGCTTTTTGGCAGGGAAACATATTTGGTGGAGGAAGAATTACATATTCATGCGTTTTGCAGTAGTAGTAATTGGAGTAAGAAAGCGTACATGTCTCCACATTGAATTAAATTAGCCTAATTAGCCTCATTACAAAAGTGTTGTAATGTAATTTTCTAGTATAGTTCAATACACtggtacctacagtatatcatccATCTGGATGCCGTTTCAGTCCCCATTGTTCACACAGGAGTCAACAGGAGTTGTAGTTGGCACCTCTCAGGAAACACTAGctgccccctagcgttttggtagTGAATTGCAAGTCACCAGCTCAGCCCTCAGCCTAATGTCATGAAAGATCTCTCAATGGCACACCAAGCAAAGCTAAATCCCAGTTCTTTTATATAGTTGAAGGCTTTTAAAAATgctttccctggtaactaattacgtttttaatacatttttttgcggGGGAGGgtaactaattactttttaaagtaatttgcccaacactttACGTAAGTAATGCAACATATACAAGAATTGAGTAAAGTtgaaattggatttacataagtGCAAGGAACCACTGTTGGTCACACAAGTGTGTTCAAAATGACTTGCATGCCAGTACAACGGAAAATACAAGTAACAATAATGCATAAGTgcagccattattcattcactcttcAGTCACACACTAGTGCTGGTATCCTACACCTGTAGCAACAGCTGCTCTGGGCTGGTCTGACGGAAACGcggctgccaattcgcgcctacggcctctccgaccaccaccaaacattcatacaccagtgtgggcagcactggaggaaaGGTGGGTGACGGGATACAAGGCGGAAGCGAGGATCGAGCCGGCAACCGTCCGGTTTCAGGACGACCCGCTCTCCCTCCTGAGCCTCTGCCATACTGAATCATTGCGTAGTACGTAGATTGTCATTTGTCCCACTCAGATGCACCTTCAAACAGAAGAAAAGAGGTTGAAGTGTGTAAAATGTGATCCAAAGTGGTTCATTCACGGGAAAGACACGACTAAATACCCGCTTGATGGAGGTAATGCAGGAATTGTAGCCTTTTATCTTATTTACCGAACCAAATTTGGTTACCTAAGAGGCTCTTTAAAATAAGCCCCCTCGCCTCACAAAAAGGCAAATTGTGTGTAATTGTTTCGCGTCCCATTGTTGAATTTCTTATTCAGTGACTAAGTAGACCAGATTTCAACATGCAGTCAGCCACGTACCTAAGAATATCATGTGGTTGTGTGTCTGCTAGGGCTGTGGTTAATGCAGAAGCTGAAGAAATCAGGATCCTTGCTGCAGCTCACCTTCAGAGACCACGTGGATCCGCGCAAAACATTCCTTTATCTCCTCAGTCAGAAACCAGGTAGGAAAACCGCCAAATT
The DNA window shown above is from Dunckerocampus dactyliophorus isolate RoL2022-P2 chromosome 20, RoL_Ddac_1.1, whole genome shotgun sequence and carries:
- the fam135b gene encoding protein FAM135B, yielding MSEVQGTVEFSIELHKFHNVDLFQRGFYQVRTGLKVSPRVPHRLIVTTHDNTGGDCSFSSPGVYDSTAFSRIFQILYRNEDITVNDCVIFKVHLLLDGERVEEALSEVDFQLKLDLHFTDNEQQLADIVAVPLISSRTLNLHFHPQQGLHHHVPVMFDYFHLSVISISVHASLVALHQPLISFARTGKGSWLGKGSLESTSDPSAISVENLVFGAGYCKPIISEGSFYVPSEDCLQRAHTWHRRLCRLLLAAHDGLTRYYTALMKEVPQLEQMSEDTEVLPIEETLNQLTIELQLQDGHEKVAEQISRDVGYFCSQLAASWSRFLEVSVLNPHILSYLAQEHHTLRVRRFSEAYFFTEHPKETSLTFQEELINRQGQIAAEVRGSDYLAKMPPLPVECLDIDGDWNSLPIIFEDRYVAFTLPEWGAVCATPDEQNGSDPAARRTPERSKSPRMSRDPLDGDDCMDLTTYVSLIAQQSRSSQDIIAREELSIADPQDSKDVSSAEESCSSRALDSCRTEEIQKIGKGSPAHLGTGMYDTTKDSVSQRSEDNESDMSMPLNQSVDDESEDAPVSIPPVCQHSVLSSSPGGLRKETPHRGVPVLSKIIKRSSSVISDSGIESEPSSVAWPSEAALRGRPPLDFSSEREIPRQKMLRHPVHRSSLEGLQMESNGSLPSGGIQASLTSISSLPYEDDREQSQVGKLTKSMSAPQISSPDDNDEDHVLLQKDVTGVVQDSNQINLSLHSERSESPVLDTSSMTNHSTVTSDRTNPQQNGLQRYKDCQVFLLHESMEGPHIKESCVMDRAEENVSISVEDVHLADLEAPPCSSGHEPSVHKRIEVDQESLNSVNDQESRTPPVLDSLGFSQGCDNASEVQTKPPKVPNSGLAFVNKKMVEVVNMSVSCAPTCLPFSSVLRDSPSISGISTRQTTSPITHQPLGSFGIISSSLASHLSMDEETNERMLSFYKAKEELFKGMMSFQASLYSNIPLLASDLPYFPPEEDDEEFDDGIHLVVCVHGLDGNSADLRLVKTFIELGLPGSRLDFLMSERNQTDTFADFDTMTDRLLDEIIQHIQLYNLTIARISFIGHSLGNIIIRSVLTRPRFRCYLARLHTFLSLSGPHLGTLYNNSTLVSTGLWLMQKLKKSGSLLQLTFRDHVDPRKTFLYLLSQKPGLQFFKNVVLVASPQDRYVPFHSARIEMCKTALKDKTTGPVYTEMINNLLQPLVEAKDCRLIRQNVFHALPNTANTLIGRAAHIAVLDSELFLEKFFLVAGLDYFK